TTGAAGTGGAGTTTGTTTCTGCTGAAATAGAAGAAGCTATCGAAGATCAATTAGATGCTCCTGAAGATTTAAAAGAGCGTGCTCCTATCGTTACAGTAATGGGTCACGTTGATCATGGTAAAACATCGTTGCTAGATTATATTCGTAAAGAAAATGTAATTGCAGGCGAAAGTGGTGGAATAACCCAGCATATTGGTGCGTATGGCGTTACCTTAGAAAACGATCAAAAAATTGCATTTTTAGATACACCAGGTCACGAAGCTTTTACCGCTATGCGTGCTCGTGGAGCGCAAGTAACGGATATTGCTATTATTGTAGTGGCAGCTGATGATGATATTATGCCCCAAACTAAGGAGGCTATTAGTCATGCGCAAGCCGCAGGAGTACCTATTGTATTTGCGATAAATAAAATTGATAAGCCTAATGCTAACGTTGAAAAAATCAAAGATGGTCTGGCTCAAATGAATCTATTAGTAGAAGATTGGGGTGGTAAAATTCAATCTCAAGATATTTCTGCGAAAACAGGTGAAGGTGTTAAAGAGCTCTTAGAAAAAGTGTTATTAGAGGCTGAATTACTGGAGCTTAAAGCAAATCCAGATAAATTAGCCACAGGTACCGTGGTTGAAGCATTTTTAGATAAAGGTAGAGGGTATGTTTCTACGGTATTGGTTCAGGCAGGATCTTTAAAAATTGGAGATTATGTGCTTGCGGGTACGTGTAGTGGTAAAATTAAAGCGATGCAGGATGAGCGCGGGAATAGCGTTAAGATTGCCCCACCTTCTACACCCATTTCAATCCTTGGATTGGATGGTGCGCCACAGGCTGGAGATAAATTTAATGTGCTAGAAGATGAGCGTGAGGCAAAACAGATAGCAGCAAAAAGAGGTCAATTATTGCGTGAGCAGTCTGTGAGAACGCAGCGTCATATTACGCTTGATGAAATAGGAAGACGAATTGCATTAGGAGACTTTAAAGAATTAAACATTATTCTTAAGGGAGATGTGGATGGTTCTGTGGAAGCATTAACAGATTCTTTCCAAAAACTATCAACCCCTGAAATTCAAGTAAATATTATACATAAAGCAGTTGGTCCTATTACAGAGTCTGATGTGTTATTGGCTTCAGCTTCTGATGCGGTTATTATTGGTTTCAATGTAAGACCTATGGGTAATGCAAGAACTATTGCCGACAACGAAGAAATTGATATTAGAATGTACTCTATTATCTATGATGCGATCAATGATCTAAAAGATGCGATGGAAGGTATGCTTTCTCCAGAGATTAAAGAGGAGATTACCGGTACGGCTGAAATTAGAGAAACCTTTAAGATTTCTAAAATTGGTACTATTGCGGGATGTATGGTAACTAGTGGTAAAATTCTTAGGAGCGCCGGTATTCGTTTAATTAGAGACGGAGTGGTGGTCTATACAGGGGAACTTTCTTCTTTAAAACGATTTAAGGATGATGTAAAGGAAGTTGCCAAAGGTTATGATTGTGGTATTCAAATTAAGAACTACAATGATATTAGAGAGCTCGATATTGTCGAAGCTTTCCAAGAAGTTGCCGTTAAGAAAAAGTTGAAATAAATACCAAAGAGGTATGT
The sequence above is drawn from the Cellulophaga sp. Hel_I_12 genome and encodes:
- the infB gene encoding translation initiation factor IF-2 — translated: MADNATIRLNKVLRELNISLDRAVDFLSSKGHDVDARPTTKISNEVYQVLVDGFQTDMSKKVASKEVGEEKRKEKEAIRQQLEQEQEERRLEREKRNASEQIVRGKAEISGPKTVGKIDLDKKKTEAAPVVPEKTEKPEKPAEKIVAEEPKKETPKVDVVKASSERPKFKVVDKIDLSPAKSKEKAKEDKPEPQAAPPVKAENKDTKTPDAVAPVAEVEKPAESETLTTQYKKLSGPKITGDKIDLSKFEKPKKKKEVARSGSDAADKKKRRRRIVSSAPGQGANTGGRPNRPGGNSGPGNRRGPVVRANPVAKVEPTEEDVQKQVRETLEKLQGKSKKGKGAKYRRDKRDQHRQQTEKDLEQQELDNKILKVTEFVTANEVATMMDVPTTKIISACMSLGIMVTMNQRLDAETLSIVAEEFGFEVEFVSAEIEEAIEDQLDAPEDLKERAPIVTVMGHVDHGKTSLLDYIRKENVIAGESGGITQHIGAYGVTLENDQKIAFLDTPGHEAFTAMRARGAQVTDIAIIVVAADDDIMPQTKEAISHAQAAGVPIVFAINKIDKPNANVEKIKDGLAQMNLLVEDWGGKIQSQDISAKTGEGVKELLEKVLLEAELLELKANPDKLATGTVVEAFLDKGRGYVSTVLVQAGSLKIGDYVLAGTCSGKIKAMQDERGNSVKIAPPSTPISILGLDGAPQAGDKFNVLEDEREAKQIAAKRGQLLREQSVRTQRHITLDEIGRRIALGDFKELNIILKGDVDGSVEALTDSFQKLSTPEIQVNIIHKAVGPITESDVLLASASDAVIIGFNVRPMGNARTIADNEEIDIRMYSIIYDAINDLKDAMEGMLSPEIKEEITGTAEIRETFKISKIGTIAGCMVTSGKILRSAGIRLIRDGVVVYTGELSSLKRFKDDVKEVAKGYDCGIQIKNYNDIRELDIVEAFQEVAVKKKLK